One Silene latifolia isolate original U9 population chromosome 4, ASM4854445v1, whole genome shotgun sequence DNA segment encodes these proteins:
- the LOC141652105 gene encoding putative polygalacturonase At1g80170 yields the protein MAMLIILVLSLLITVQGNEDSFSNICKRGDETCEKRVVNVEEFGAIGDGVSDDTKAFISAWKAACSRPKSVFLVPKRSTYLVNATMFAGPCAGRLTVKIDGTIVAPSDPKHWNAKFGRMWLGFSNLTGVLFKGKGVIDGSGSKWWAASCKRNRTNPCVGAPTALTLEKSSNIRFRDLTIRNSQQIHFAISHSNSVRVTNAVITAPGNSPNTDGIHITQSTNVFLKKCSIATGDDCISIVSGSSNIKMKLIYCGPGHGISIGSLGKNNASDFVHNIALNGAFMRNTTNGLRIKSWQGGSGYAQAIKFENVIMEDVQNPIIIDQFYCDSFKPCANQTSAVQISDITYLNIFGTTTSNFATKFACSDTVPCKNILMANIVLVKKNGTAETFCNSANGFAFGFIDPPADCLSCSDLYGLRSPTNLMHQIK from the exons ATGGCAATGTTGATTATTCTAGTCCTTAGCTTGTTGATCACAGTTCAAGGGAATGAAGATAGCTTTAGTAACATATGTAAACGAGGAGACGAAACTTGTGAGAAACGTGTCGTAAATGTGGAAGAATTTGGAGCAATAGGTGATGGAGTTTCTGATGACACCAAG GCCTTCATAAGTGCATGGAAGGCGGCTTGCAGTAGGCCGAAATCAGTGTTTTTGGTTCCGAAAAGGAGTACATACTTGGTGAATGCAACCATGTTTGCTGGACCCTGTGCTGGTAGACTAACTGTCAAG ATTGATGGTACAATAGTTGCACCATCCGATCCAAAGCATTGGAATGCTAAGTTCGGCCGCATGTGGCTCGGTTTTTCAAACCTGACTGGTGTTCTATTCAAGGGCAAAGGGGTCATTGATGGCTCAGGTAGTAAATGGTGGGCAGCTTCTTGCAAAAGAAACAGAACCAAT CCGTGTGTCGGAGCACCTACA GCATTAACACTAGAAAAAAGCTCTAATATAAGATTTCGAGATCTAACAATTCGAAATAGCCAACAGATTCATTTTGCTATTTCCCATTCAAATTCTGTTCGAGTCACAAATGCTGTAATTACTGCTCCAGGAAACAGTCCTAATACCGATGGCATACATATCACTCAATCAACTAATGTTTTTCTTAAGAAATGCTCTATTGCAACAG GTGACGATTGTATATCCATTGTTAGCGGCAGTTCAAATATCAAGATGAAATTAATCTATTGTGGTCCTGGACATGGCATAAG CATAGGAAGTCTAGGGAAGAATAACGCTTCAGATTTCGTACACAATATAGCCCTAAACGGCGCGTTTATGAGAAATACTACCAATGGTCTAAGGATTAAGAGTTGGCAG GGAGGATCGGGTTATGCACAGGCGATAAAATTCGAAAATGTGATAATGGAAGATGTTCAAAATCCTATTATTATTGATCAGTTCTACTGTGATTCCTTCAAGCCTTGTGCTAATCAG ACTAGCGCAGTGCAAATAAGTGACATAACGTATCTAAATATATTCGGAACAACCACAAGCAATTTCGCCACAAAGTTTGCTTGTAGTGACACCGTCCCATGCAAGAATATACTGATGGCGAATATTGTGTTGGTAAAGAAAAATGGCACGGCTGAAACGTTTTGTAATTCGGCCAATGGTTTTGCGTTTGGGTTCATTGATCCACCGGCTGATTGCTTGAGCTGCAGTGATTTGTATGGCTTGAGATCTCCGACCAACTTGATGCATCAAATAAAATGA